One Magnetococcales bacterium genomic region harbors:
- the ftsW gene encoding putative lipid II flippase FtsW → MLFKSANKSSQGKKKPPPNWDPPADKQRVGTMDLWMAGVAFCLLIIGLVMVYSASAPIALRHFGNASHYALRNGIFSLLGLITLVLISRQSITTIRRMGQWGFFICLFLLVVTLIPGVGLEGGGARRWINIGFATIQPSEPFKVILALFIAHILALNPARAGTFFSGIVPLFFLFGIGAALLLAEPDFGATMICASIVFGIIFIAGIPLSWIIGLFVAAVPLAAAGVIMAPYRFRRVTSFLDPWDDPLDSDFQLVQSLLSFGNGGYTGTGLGQGQQKQFYLPESHTDFIFAVIGEELGLFWILLIILLFAILIWRAIHIARMADDRFVRLASTGLAVLLGAQSVANMGVVMGLLPPKGLTLPLVSYGGTSIIVTLGAIGLLLAFSRTLPVSEKTGFSFKKSFF, encoded by the coding sequence GATGGCGGGCGTTGCCTTTTGTCTGCTGATCATTGGTCTGGTCATGGTCTATTCCGCCTCCGCCCCCATCGCCCTGCGCCACTTTGGCAATGCGTCGCATTATGCCTTGCGCAACGGCATTTTTTCCCTCCTGGGCCTGATCACCCTGGTTTTGATCAGTCGCCAATCGATCACGACCATCCGCCGTATGGGACAATGGGGTTTTTTCATTTGTCTGTTCCTCCTGGTCGTCACCCTCATCCCCGGAGTCGGATTGGAAGGGGGTGGAGCGCGACGCTGGATCAACATTGGCTTTGCCACCATTCAACCCTCCGAACCCTTCAAGGTGATCCTCGCCCTGTTCATCGCCCATATCCTCGCCCTCAACCCGGCGCGTGCCGGAACCTTTTTTTCCGGCATCGTCCCGCTGTTTTTCCTCTTCGGCATCGGCGCGGCGCTGCTTCTGGCGGAACCCGATTTTGGCGCCACCATGATCTGCGCCTCCATCGTCTTCGGCATCATTTTCATCGCCGGCATCCCCCTGTCCTGGATCATCGGCCTGTTTGTCGCCGCCGTGCCATTGGCCGCCGCCGGGGTGATCATGGCCCCCTACCGCTTCCGCCGCGTCACCTCCTTCCTCGACCCGTGGGACGATCCCCTCGACAGCGATTTTCAACTTGTGCAATCGCTCCTCTCCTTCGGCAACGGCGGCTATACCGGGACCGGTCTCGGGCAGGGACAGCAAAAACAATTCTACCTTCCCGAATCCCACACCGACTTCATCTTTGCCGTCATCGGTGAAGAACTCGGCTTGTTCTGGATCCTCCTGATCATCCTCCTCTTCGCCATCCTGATCTGGCGCGCCATCCATATCGCCCGCATGGCGGACGACCGCTTCGTCCGCCTCGCCTCGACCGGACTCGCCGTCCTCCTCGGGGCCCAATCGGTCGCCAACATGGGGGTCGTCATGGGACTCCTCCCCCCCAAGGGATTGACCCTCCCCCTCGTCAGTTACGGCGGAACCTCGATCATCGTCACCCTGGGGGCCATCGGTCTGCTGCTGGCGTTCTCGCGTACCTTGCCGGTCTCGGAAAAAACAGGGTTCTCGTTCAAAAAGTCCTTCTTTTGA